One Rhizobiales bacterium GAS188 DNA window includes the following coding sequences:
- a CDS encoding transcriptional regulator, TetR family (manually curated) — translation MSKSAAAATSDAGRPGAVSVRDRILEAAAALFYQEGPRAVGVDLVVERSGVAKTSLYRHFATKDDLIAAVLEQDDANYWKGWDEIAGHESDARVELESHLKSIADHIAEPRYRGCSFLNVATTFAAPGHPARKVAARHKTELRNRLSRLAKRMGIRRPDELADQLVLLIDGAYVNGQLLGEMGPTRALVAAAFTLVSAASRGPV, via the coding sequence GTGAGCAAAAGCGCAGCGGCCGCAACCTCGGATGCCGGGAGACCCGGAGCTGTCAGCGTGCGTGACCGCATCCTGGAAGCGGCGGCGGCTCTGTTTTATCAGGAAGGCCCCAGAGCGGTCGGCGTCGATCTCGTCGTTGAACGGTCCGGCGTTGCCAAGACGAGCCTCTACAGGCACTTCGCCACCAAGGACGACCTCATCGCCGCCGTGCTCGAGCAAGATGACGCGAACTACTGGAAGGGCTGGGACGAAATCGCGGGCCACGAAAGTGACGCGCGAGTGGAGCTCGAGTCACATCTCAAGAGCATTGCCGACCATATAGCCGAACCGAGATACCGGGGCTGCTCCTTCCTCAATGTGGCAACCACCTTCGCGGCGCCCGGACACCCGGCTCGCAAGGTTGCGGCCAGGCACAAGACCGAATTGCGCAACCGGTTGAGCAGGCTGGCGAAGCGCATGGGTATCCGCCGGCCCGACGAACTGGCGGACCAGCTCGTGCTCCTGATCGACGGGGCCTATGTGAACGGCCAGCTGCTTGGAGAAATGGGACCGACGCGCGCGCTCGTCGCAGCGGCTTTCACTCTGGTTTCGGCAGCGAGCCGCGGCCCGGTCTAA
- a CDS encoding 2-Methylisocitrate lyase, PEP mutase family, with protein MTLDRTFRSLHDGPDILLLANAWDAGSARLIESRGAKAIATTSAGLAWSRGYPDGDVLPREHHLDAIREIARVIRVPLTVDIESGYSDDSTTVERMVASVIDAGAVGINIEDGGGSPELLCAKIEAARRSAASAGIDLFVNARTDVYLRGLAAGDAAAEEVMRRARLYRSAGCDCLFVPILADGPTIAAIASAIAPLPLNIMLVPGLPTNDQLRAHGVRRLSAGSAIAQAVLARTSKLTDDFLSGRADEMFVATADYGATNRLFLPV; from the coding sequence ATGACCTTGGACCGGACCTTCAGGAGCCTTCACGACGGCCCCGACATTCTCTTGCTTGCCAATGCCTGGGATGCCGGCAGCGCCCGATTGATCGAGAGCCGGGGCGCGAAGGCGATCGCGACGACCAGCGCGGGGCTCGCCTGGTCACGAGGGTATCCGGACGGTGACGTCCTGCCACGCGAGCACCATCTCGACGCCATTCGCGAGATCGCCCGCGTCATTCGCGTGCCGCTCACCGTCGATATCGAAAGCGGCTATTCGGATGACTCGACCACGGTGGAGCGAATGGTCGCCAGCGTCATCGATGCCGGAGCCGTCGGCATCAATATCGAGGATGGCGGCGGTTCGCCGGAGCTGTTATGCGCCAAGATCGAGGCGGCGAGGCGAAGCGCCGCGAGCGCGGGCATCGACCTGTTCGTCAACGCCCGCACCGATGTCTATCTGCGCGGTCTCGCAGCCGGCGATGCCGCCGCTGAGGAGGTGATGCGACGCGCCCGCCTTTACAGATCGGCCGGTTGCGATTGCCTGTTCGTGCCGATCCTCGCCGACGGACCCACCATCGCTGCGATCGCGAGCGCGATCGCCCCGCTCCCGCTCAACATCATGCTGGTGCCGGGGTTGCCGACGAACGACCAGCTTCGAGCACATGGCGTCCGGCGCCTGAGCGCTGGGTCCGCAATCGCCCAGGCCGTGCTGGCGCGCACCAGCAAGCTCACCGATGACTTCCTCTCGGGCAGGGCCGACGAGATGTTCGTTGCGACGGCTGATTACGGCGCGACCAACAGGCTGTTCCTACCCGTCTGA
- a CDS encoding transcriptional regulator, MerR family produces the protein MQMTEELSIGALSERSGVNIETIRYYEKIGVMPSPARSAGGYRIYRAEHVRRLHFIRRGRELGFSLDELRELLRLVDGHAYTCGEVHALTVEHLTAIRQKIVDLRRLERVMSDMAAQCTGDQVPECPIIDALFEMRPVVGQARRRKARAAKGASAA, from the coding sequence ATGCAGATGACCGAAGAGCTTTCCATCGGGGCTCTGTCGGAGCGCAGCGGCGTGAACATCGAGACGATCCGCTACTACGAGAAGATCGGTGTCATGCCCTCACCCGCACGCAGCGCCGGCGGCTATCGCATCTACCGGGCTGAGCATGTGAGGCGGTTGCATTTCATCCGGCGCGGGCGGGAACTCGGATTCAGCCTCGACGAGCTGCGGGAGCTGCTGCGCCTTGTCGACGGACATGCCTATACTTGCGGCGAAGTGCATGCGCTCACCGTCGAGCATCTCACGGCTATTCGTCAGAAGATCGTTGACCTGCGACGCCTGGAGCGGGTGATGTCGGACATGGCTGCGCAATGCACAGGCGATCAAGTTCCGGAGTGCCCGATCATCGATGCGCTGTTCGAGATGCGGCCGGTCGTCGGCCAAGCACGCCGCCGCAAGGCTCGCGCGGCGAAAGGCGCCTCAGCCGCATGA
- a CDS encoding mercuric ion transport protein, whose amino-acid sequence MRLRDNTTVLPDTAPTPPQRHLDGAALLSAGGILAALGAATCCVVPFALFFAGVSGAWIGNLTALKPYQPVFVGIAVACLCGGCFAVYRKSKTVDCVEGSYCARPSSNRIAKLGLWTATILIIIAVGFPYVARFFLDA is encoded by the coding sequence ATGAGGCTGCGAGACAACACCACGGTCCTGCCGGACACGGCCCCGACGCCGCCGCAGAGGCATTTGGACGGCGCAGCCCTCCTGTCGGCCGGCGGCATCCTGGCGGCGCTGGGCGCGGCCACCTGTTGCGTGGTGCCGTTCGCATTGTTTTTCGCTGGCGTCAGCGGGGCATGGATCGGCAATTTGACCGCCTTGAAGCCATATCAGCCGGTCTTCGTCGGGATCGCCGTCGCCTGCCTCTGCGGCGGCTGCTTTGCCGTCTACCGCAAATCGAAGACGGTCGATTGCGTCGAGGGCTCCTATTGCGCCCGCCCGTCGTCCAACCGGATCGCGAAGCTCGGGCTGTGGACCGCGACCATTCTGATCATCATTGCGGTCGGCTTCCCCTACGTCGCCCGCTTCTTCCTCGACGCCTGA
- a CDS encoding mercuric ion binding protein — MKLLPLVALTAVLFSSAATFAAERAVTLTVANATCELCGPIVKRSLTRLSGVLDVQISEAEGAAIAKIRFDDSRTEVPALIAATTNAGYPSRVVQ; from the coding sequence ATGAAGCTCTTGCCCCTCGTCGCCCTGACCGCCGTTCTGTTCTCATCGGCTGCGACCTTTGCTGCAGAACGCGCCGTGACGCTCACCGTCGCCAACGCGACCTGCGAGCTCTGCGGCCCCATCGTGAAACGCTCTCTCACCCGCTTATCCGGCGTGCTCGATGTGCAGATATCGGAGGCAGAGGGCGCAGCGATCGCCAAGATCCGCTTCGACGACAGCCGCACCGAAGTGCCGGCGCTCATCGCGGCGACCACCAATGCCGGCTATCCCTCGCGCGTCGTGCAGTGA
- a CDS encoding Uncharacterized membrane protein, whose amino-acid sequence MSLASEAPPAPARFVALDAARGAALVAMVVFHCAFDLDSLGLAELGVDTTPSWRWFARLIAGSFLALAGVSMVVAHRRRIRWDAYFRRLAILAGAAALVTLATWYGMPRKFIFFGILHMIVVASLIGLVFLRAPWPVTLAAALLALLVPSLLASSLLEPSLLAQGDVAWPWLDAPWLRWLGLGTTLPATLDYEPVFPWLFPFLLGMAAARLALPRFAASAAASWQPLAFLPRALAFAGRHSLAIYLIHQPVMFGTLSVVAQLTVNASAVPDEDRPFIEACRTTCLARGGDGRGCVAYCGCTASELKKAGLWMSVLADRLTPEERQRLGVAMQVCARTGSGGNQP is encoded by the coding sequence ATGAGCCTCGCATCGGAGGCGCCGCCAGCGCCCGCTCGCTTCGTCGCGCTCGATGCGGCGCGCGGCGCGGCGCTGGTGGCCATGGTCGTCTTCCACTGCGCTTTCGATCTCGACAGCCTCGGCCTTGCGGAGCTCGGCGTCGACACTACGCCGTCATGGCGCTGGTTCGCGCGGCTGATCGCCGGCAGCTTCCTGGCGCTCGCCGGCGTCAGCATGGTGGTCGCCCATCGCCGGAGGATCCGCTGGGACGCCTATTTCAGGCGGCTCGCGATCCTCGCCGGCGCAGCGGCGCTCGTCACGCTCGCGACCTGGTATGGAATGCCGCGCAAATTCATCTTCTTCGGCATCCTGCATATGATCGTGGTGGCGAGCCTGATCGGCCTCGTCTTCCTGCGCGCCCCATGGCCTGTCACGCTTGCCGCCGCGCTCCTCGCCTTGCTGGTTCCAAGCCTGCTCGCCTCAAGCCTGCTTGAGCCAAGCCTGCTCGCACAAGGTGATGTCGCTTGGCCCTGGCTCGACGCGCCATGGTTGCGCTGGCTCGGCCTCGGAACGACCTTGCCGGCGACGCTCGATTACGAGCCGGTCTTCCCCTGGCTCTTCCCCTTCCTCCTCGGAATGGCGGCAGCCCGGCTCGCTCTGCCACGCTTCGCAGCGAGTGCCGCGGCAAGCTGGCAGCCTCTTGCCTTTCTGCCGCGCGCGCTGGCTTTCGCAGGGCGGCACAGCCTCGCCATCTACCTCATCCACCAGCCCGTGATGTTCGGGACCCTCTCCGTCGTGGCGCAGCTCACGGTGAACGCAAGCGCCGTGCCGGACGAGGATCGCCCTTTCATCGAGGCCTGCCGGACGACATGTCTGGCGCGTGGCGGCGATGGGCGCGGCTGCGTCGCTTATTGCGGCTGCACGGCGAGCGAATTGAAGAAGGCCGGGCTCTGGATGAGCGTGCTCGCGGATCGCCTGACGCCGGAAGAGCGCCAACGCCTCGGCGTGGCGATGCAGGTCTGCGCCAGGACTGGATCCGGCGGCAATCAGCCCTAG
- a CDS encoding Transposase zinc-binding domain-containing protein codes for MPRPVLEVADIFRAHGQAWREANAGHVSLGQLKVMAAIENCRTAALGGHVARCEDCAHTIIAYNSCRNRHCPKCQGAAARTWLAEREVELLPVAYYHLVFTLPAAVADIAYQNKATVYDILFKVSSETLITIAADPKHLGARVGAVSVLHTWGSALTHHPHIHMIAPGGGLSLDGLRWVACRPGFFLPVRVLSRLFRRLFLEKLMAAFDAGRLQFFGAHADLSARAAFTAFLAPLRTVEWVVYAKRPFGGPEAVLAYLSRYTHRVAISNARLTALQEGAVAFKWKDYRIKGRDRHKTMRLAVPEFIRRFLIHVLPSGFHRIRHCGLFASGVRAHNIALARRLLAVAAQARQDGGVNDPGDADPPTPSRPCPCCGGRMIIIETFERAGAQRPASHSQIRIDTS; via the coding sequence GTGCCGCGTCCCGTCCTGGAGGTCGCGGATATCTTCCGCGCCCACGGCCAGGCTTGGCGTGAGGCCAACGCCGGCCATGTGAGTCTTGGCCAATTGAAAGTGATGGCGGCGATCGAGAACTGCCGCACGGCGGCGCTCGGCGGTCATGTCGCGCGTTGCGAGGATTGCGCTCACACGATCATCGCTTACAACTCGTGTCGTAACCGTCATTGTCCGAAGTGTCAGGGCGCGGCGGCCAGAACGTGGCTCGCCGAGCGCGAAGTCGAACTCTTGCCCGTTGCCTATTATCACCTCGTGTTCACGCTGCCGGCCGCCGTCGCCGACATCGCCTATCAGAACAAGGCGACGGTCTATGACATTCTGTTCAAGGTGTCGTCCGAAACGCTGATCACGATCGCGGCCGATCCAAAACACTTGGGCGCGCGCGTCGGCGCCGTATCCGTTCTCCACACCTGGGGATCGGCGCTCACGCATCATCCGCACATTCACATGATCGCGCCGGGGGGCGGCCTCTCGCTGGATGGTCTGCGGTGGGTCGCCTGCCGGCCCGGCTTCTTTCTGCCGGTGCGGGTTCTTTCTCGGCTGTTCCGTCGTCTCTTCCTCGAAAAGCTCATGGCCGCGTTCGACGCCGGCCGCCTGCAGTTTTTTGGCGCCCACGCCGACCTTTCGGCGCGCGCTGCATTCACGGCCTTTCTGGCGCCGTTGCGCACGGTGGAATGGGTTGTCTACGCCAAGCGACCCTTTGGCGGACCCGAGGCCGTGCTGGCTTATCTCTCCCGCTACACACATCGCGTCGCCATATCCAACGCCCGGCTGACCGCGCTCCAAGAGGGCGCCGTTGCGTTCAAATGGAAAGACTATCGGATCAAGGGGCGTGATCGCCACAAGACGATGAGGCTCGCCGTCCCAGAGTTCATCCGCCGCTTTCTCATTCACGTCCTGCCGAGCGGCTTCCACCGCATTCGCCATTGCGGCCTATTCGCCAGCGGCGTCCGCGCGCACAATATTGCCCTCGCGCGCCGGTTGCTCGCGGTTGCCGCGCAGGCCCGTCAAGACGGCGGCGTCAATGACCCCGGCGACGCCGATCCGCCCACCCCTTCGCGTCCATGCCCATGCTGCGGTGGCCGCATGATCATCATCGAGACCTTCGAACGCGCAGGCGCTCAGCGCCCCGCTTCGCACAGCCAGATCAGGATCGACACATCATGA
- a CDS encoding Site-specific recombinase XerD translates to MTDKAISPLRQRMIEDMTARHFAEKVQKDYIRYVKNFAAFLGRSPDAATSEDLRLFQLHMTKTHVSPGSINAAIVALRFFFKVTLERDDLVRRLTLVREPRRAPIVLSPEEVARLLEAAPGVKYKAALSVAYGAGLRVSEVVALKVSDIDSKRMTLRVEQGKGDKDRYVMLSPQLLELLRDWWHVARPRAWLFPGLDPVNPMSARQLRRAVFAAAQTAGIAKRVSPHTLRHSFATHLLEQNVDIRVIQVLLGHAKLDTTALYTRVAVNTIRDVTSPLERLSLNLAKNPTKHEAPA, encoded by the coding sequence ATGACCGACAAGGCCATCAGCCCATTGCGCCAGCGCATGATCGAAGACATGACGGCTCGTCATTTCGCGGAGAAGGTCCAGAAGGACTACATCCGTTACGTCAAAAACTTCGCAGCTTTCCTCGGCCGCTCGCCCGATGCCGCCACCAGCGAGGATCTTCGTCTGTTTCAATTGCACATGACGAAGACCCATGTGAGCCCGGGGAGCATCAATGCCGCGATCGTCGCGCTCCGGTTCTTTTTCAAGGTGACGCTCGAACGGGACGATCTGGTCCGGCGTCTGACGTTGGTGCGCGAACCGCGCAGGGCGCCGATCGTGTTGAGCCCCGAGGAAGTGGCGCGACTTCTGGAGGCCGCCCCCGGCGTCAAATACAAGGCGGCGCTCAGCGTGGCTTATGGGGCCGGTTTGCGCGTGTCCGAGGTCGTCGCGTTGAAGGTGTCCGATATCGACAGCAAGCGCATGACGCTCCGCGTTGAGCAAGGCAAGGGCGACAAGGATCGCTATGTCATGCTCTCGCCGCAACTGCTTGAGTTACTGCGCGACTGGTGGCATGTGGCGCGCCCACGGGCTTGGCTGTTCCCTGGGCTCGATCCGGTCAACCCAATGTCCGCCCGGCAGCTCCGTCGCGCCGTTTTCGCTGCGGCGCAGACGGCGGGAATCGCCAAGCGCGTGTCGCCCCACACGCTGCGGCATAGCTTCGCCACGCATTTGCTCGAACAGAATGTCGATATCAGGGTGATCCAGGTTCTGCTCGGACACGCCAAGCTCGATACGACCGCGCTCTATACGCGTGTCGCCGTCAACACGATCCGCGACGTAACGAGCCCCCTGGAGCGGCTCAGCTTGAACTTAGCCAAGAACCCGACCAAGCACGAAGCGCCCGCATGA
- a CDS encoding Phage integrase family protein: MGRLRPLDGGQAPNVASEGIAIGYGVCKRKVRLLQTKEFIMDEAAVRADPAPWNKGKLVGQKAPLKLKEIWAIRIRLQLCHRARDLALFDLGIDSKLRACDLVGLKVRDICHGDHVVARAVVMQQKTSRPVQFEITEPTREAVTAWIKDAGLRAEDYLFPSRLRESLHLGTRQYARIVDAWVEEIGLDPAGYGTHSMRRTKASLIYRRTKNLRAVQLLLGHTKLESTVRYLGIEVDDALELAEQTEV, from the coding sequence ATGGGTCGACTCCGGCCGTTGGACGGCGGCCAAGCTCCGAATGTGGCGAGCGAGGGGATTGCGATCGGCTACGGCGTCTGCAAGCGCAAAGTCCGGCTCCTTCAAACAAAGGAGTTCATCATGGACGAAGCAGCTGTTCGCGCCGACCCGGCACCGTGGAACAAGGGCAAGCTGGTTGGCCAGAAGGCTCCGCTCAAGCTGAAGGAGATCTGGGCGATCCGCATCAGGCTCCAACTCTGTCACCGAGCGCGAGATCTCGCGTTATTCGACCTTGGAATCGACAGTAAGCTGCGCGCCTGCGATCTCGTCGGGCTGAAGGTCCGCGACATTTGCCACGGCGACCATGTCGTCGCACGGGCCGTCGTGATGCAACAAAAGACCTCTCGGCCGGTTCAGTTCGAGATCACCGAGCCCACGCGGGAGGCTGTGACCGCTTGGATCAAGGACGCAGGTTTGCGTGCGGAGGATTACCTGTTCCCAAGTCGCCTCCGTGAATCGCTTCACCTCGGCACGCGGCAGTACGCCCGCATTGTTGATGCTTGGGTCGAGGAGATCGGGCTCGATCCTGCCGGCTACGGAACACACTCGATGCGCCGGACAAAGGCATCGCTGATCTACCGTCGGACCAAGAACCTGCGTGCAGTTCAGCTTCTGTTGGGTCACACCAAGCTCGAGAGTACCGTGCGATATCTCGGCATTGAGGTCGACGACGCTTTGGAACTGGCGGAGCAAACCGAGGTGTGA
- a CDS encoding Enoyl-[acyl-carrier-protein] reductase [NADH], producing the protein MQQLMWKTAFVTGGSRGIGRGIVLKLAESGIKRIAINYLSNDDAANDTAKKTKDRGAEAILVKGDVGKPEEVKRMFVEVKGEFDGSLDIFVHNARPNPGAWLAPPMEATPEGFRQAFDSASVAMAVACQECVPLMPKGGRIIGITYALGSRTGSWQAWIAMGGGKAAMESTVRYFAVALAKKGITVNAVSPNLIDDSIINALPEPVYNGIKAWNESGWTPFCRMGTPADIGNAVALLCADEASFITGQTIYADGGASLMNSDMPLNIQGVG; encoded by the coding sequence ATGCAGCAGCTCATGTGGAAGACGGCGTTTGTCACCGGAGGCTCTCGTGGCATCGGTCGGGGGATTGTCCTCAAGCTCGCCGAGAGCGGCATCAAGAGGATCGCGATCAACTATCTCTCGAACGACGACGCCGCAAACGATACTGCCAAGAAGACCAAGGATCGCGGGGCGGAAGCCATCCTTGTCAAGGGTGATGTCGGTAAACCCGAGGAAGTCAAACGGATGTTTGTCGAGGTCAAGGGTGAATTCGACGGATCGCTTGACATCTTCGTCCACAACGCGCGTCCGAATCCGGGCGCGTGGCTCGCGCCGCCGATGGAGGCGACGCCGGAGGGGTTCCGTCAAGCATTCGATTCTGCGTCGGTGGCGATGGCGGTCGCCTGCCAGGAGTGCGTTCCGCTGATGCCGAAGGGCGGCCGAATCATCGGCATCACTTACGCGTTGGGCAGTCGCACGGGAAGTTGGCAGGCCTGGATCGCAATGGGCGGCGGCAAGGCGGCGATGGAATCGACCGTTCGCTACTTCGCGGTCGCGCTGGCGAAGAAAGGGATCACCGTAAATGCGGTGAGTCCAAATCTTATTGACGACAGCATCATAAACGCGCTGCCAGAACCAGTGTACAATGGGATTAAGGCCTGGAATGAGAGCGGCTGGACACCATTCTGCCGCATGGGCACACCTGCTGACATAGGCAATGCCGTGGCACTCCTGTGCGCCGACGAGGCCAGCTTCATTACCGGCCAGACGATCTACGCCGACGGAGGCGCGTCGCTCATGAACAGCGACATGCCTCTCAATATCCAGGGTGTGGGCTGA
- a CDS encoding Uncharacterized conserved protein has product MSALRGAGLCIALSIGCVGGAKSQATDLESQLAYQRGIEAVIWSMPAISIREFQEAAFKDYGITWNDVVLFSKPAIPKQELLTANNQVPYVLTMLNLRQGPVVVEIPPEGAKAQLFGSFVDNWQAPIVDVGPSGEDEGRGAKYLFLPPGYSEPIPDGYLPVRMEGYVVAGALRPVPANGGTAEEAHAYAQEMKVYPLADAAAPKPTRFVDGYAKPLHSLPAYDASWFHELAAMVNEEPVRERDKVMMGMLASIGIVRGKPFKPDAKMQKALDAALVDARRIMQNYFETPNRALSPWWPGSQWGGPSLGTIRVANGFTFETDDALWIDARAGLFYWATFAPKKLGGGTFYLMDLRDSAGQLFDGQATYRLRVPAVVPAKDFWSAIVYDMESKAFVCAGPCDTADNVVGLSSFDKPAMKQNSDGSVDLYFGPKAPPGFEKNWVPTAGRSFFLIFRLYGPEKALFDKSWKMPDVEKVP; this is encoded by the coding sequence ATGTCGGCGCTGAGGGGCGCCGGTTTGTGTATCGCCCTTAGTATTGGTTGTGTTGGGGGTGCCAAGTCGCAGGCCACCGATCTGGAGTCGCAGCTCGCATACCAGCGCGGCATCGAGGCGGTCATCTGGTCGATGCCGGCGATCAGCATCCGCGAGTTCCAGGAGGCTGCATTCAAGGACTATGGCATCACCTGGAACGACGTGGTCCTGTTCAGCAAGCCCGCGATACCCAAGCAAGAGCTGCTGACGGCAAACAACCAAGTGCCATACGTGCTGACCATGCTGAACCTGCGGCAGGGGCCGGTGGTGGTCGAAATCCCGCCAGAGGGCGCAAAAGCGCAGCTGTTCGGCAGTTTCGTGGACAACTGGCAGGCACCCATTGTCGATGTTGGCCCGTCGGGGGAGGACGAAGGGCGCGGCGCCAAATACCTGTTCCTGCCCCCTGGATACTCGGAACCGATTCCGGACGGCTACCTTCCGGTTCGGATGGAGGGCTACGTCGTTGCCGGGGCCCTTCGTCCGGTGCCGGCAAACGGCGGCACGGCTGAGGAGGCCCACGCCTACGCCCAGGAGATGAAGGTCTATCCGCTGGCGGACGCCGCGGCCCCGAAGCCGACGCGATTTGTCGATGGCTACGCTAAGCCTCTCCATTCGCTTCCGGCCTATGACGCTAGCTGGTTCCACGAGTTGGCCGCGATGGTCAACGAAGAGCCGGTGCGCGAACGCGACAAGGTGATGATGGGCATGTTGGCATCGATCGGCATCGTGCGCGGCAAACCGTTCAAGCCCGACGCGAAGATGCAGAAGGCGCTCGACGCAGCGTTGGTCGATGCGCGGCGGATCATGCAGAACTATTTCGAGACTCCCAACCGCGCTCTATCGCCCTGGTGGCCTGGAAGCCAGTGGGGAGGACCGTCGTTGGGGACGATACGGGTGGCAAACGGCTTCACCTTCGAGACGGACGACGCGCTCTGGATCGATGCGCGTGCGGGCCTCTTTTACTGGGCGACATTCGCTCCGAAAAAGCTGGGTGGCGGCACCTTCTATCTGATGGACCTGCGCGACTCCGCCGGGCAGCTATTCGACGGACAAGCAACCTACCGGCTGCGTGTCCCCGCCGTTGTGCCGGCAAAGGATTTTTGGTCGGCCATCGTCTATGACATGGAGTCGAAGGCGTTCGTCTGCGCCGGGCCATGCGATACGGCGGACAACGTGGTTGGGCTGTCGTCCTTCGACAAGCCGGCGATGAAGCAGAACAGCGACGGGTCCGTGGACCTCTATTTTGGCCCGAAGGCGCCGCCAGGCTTCGAGAAAAACTGGGTCCCGACCGCCGGCAGGAGCTTCTTCCTGATCTTCCGCCTCTATGGGCCAGAGAAGGCTCTCTTCGACAAGAGCTGGAAGATGCCGGATGTCGAGAAGGTTCCGTAA
- a CDS encoding arylsulfatase, whose product MDKRANMCRCLAGRLLLTYAVMTGGGFRAQEAIKPNILVIMGDDIGWENVC is encoded by the coding sequence ATGGACAAACGAGCGAACATGTGTCGCTGCCTCGCGGGTCGGCTTTTGCTCACATACGCGGTCATGACAGGCGGAGGGTTCAGAGCGCAGGAGGCAATTAAGCCCAACATCCTTGTCATCATGGGCGACGACATCGGTTGGGAAAACGTCTGCTAA
- a CDS encoding Pyridoxamine 5'-phosphate oxidase, translated as MIAARHDFDPDAVLSKPLMAHLATSSPDGPRESPVWFLWEQGAIWLIGTSRDSFPKRLRPEPRCAIGIVDYDLDRGLLRHVGIRGVAEIQDMEPSRLERLLHNYLGPDRSAWNAWFIEKVVTPLDLMICVTPSSIVAKDVSYFKTGPERAKS; from the coding sequence ATGATTGCCGCGAGACACGACTTCGACCCGGATGCGGTGCTCTCGAAGCCGCTCATGGCGCATCTGGCAACCAGCTCTCCCGACGGACCAAGAGAGTCTCCGGTCTGGTTTCTATGGGAGCAAGGCGCGATCTGGCTGATCGGCACCTCGCGTGACAGTTTCCCGAAGCGGCTTCGCCCCGAGCCGCGCTGTGCAATCGGCATCGTCGATTATGACCTTGATCGCGGCCTGCTGCGCCATGTCGGGATACGCGGAGTGGCCGAAATCCAAGATATGGAGCCGTCACGACTAGAGCGTTTACTGCATAACTATCTCGGTCCGGACAGATCAGCCTGGAACGCCTGGTTCATCGAGAAAGTCGTCACGCCACTCGACCTGATGATTTGCGTAACGCCCTCGAGCATCGTCGCCAAGGACGTGTCGTATTTCAAGACAGGGCCCGAACGTGCAAAATCCTAG
- a CDS encoding LysR family transcriptional regulator, regulator of gene expression of beta-lactamase: MIKSHLPNSYLPLNALRAFEASARHLSFTRAGLELCVTQAAVSHQVKSLEENLGVRLFRRLPRGLALTDEGQALMPVLADTFGRIRATLDMFENGHFREVVTIGSVTTFATGFLLPRLQGFCNAHPYIDLRLLTNNNRVDMAGEGLDFAIRFGDGSWHGTEAMHLLTAPLSPLCAPMIAPRLHRPADLDGEVLLRSYRADEWTRWFAAANAPCPPLRGTVFDSSVAMAEVAAQGAGVALLPVKMFARELQQGRLVRPFDVEIALGDYWLTSLKSKRQSAAMQAFRDWLLQTVSGAEAQA; the protein is encoded by the coding sequence ATGATCAAATCCCATCTCCCCAACTCCTATCTGCCACTGAACGCGTTGCGGGCCTTCGAGGCCTCCGCTCGGCATCTGAGCTTCACCCGGGCCGGGCTGGAGCTCTGCGTGACGCAGGCGGCCGTCAGCCATCAGGTCAAGAGCCTTGAGGAGAATTTGGGTGTGCGGTTGTTCCGCAGGTTGCCGCGCGGCCTTGCCCTGACCGATGAGGGCCAGGCGCTGATGCCGGTTCTGGCCGACACCTTCGGGCGCATCCGCGCCACCTTGGACATGTTCGAGAACGGGCATTTCCGCGAAGTGGTCACCATCGGAAGCGTCACCACATTCGCCACCGGATTTCTGCTGCCGCGGCTGCAGGGTTTCTGCAATGCGCACCCTTATATCGACCTGCGCCTGCTCACCAACAACAACCGGGTCGACATGGCCGGCGAGGGCCTCGACTTCGCCATCAGGTTCGGCGACGGCTCCTGGCACGGCACCGAAGCGATGCATCTCCTGACCGCGCCGCTCTCCCCGCTCTGCGCGCCCATGATCGCGCCGCGATTGCACCGGCCGGCCGATCTCGACGGCGAGGTGCTGCTGCGCTCCTACCGGGCCGATGAATGGACGCGCTGGTTCGCGGCTGCGAACGCCCCCTGCCCGCCGCTCCGGGGGACAGTGTTCGACTCCTCGGTCGCCATGGCCGAGGTCGCGGCCCAGGGCGCGGGCGTAGCGCTCCTGCCGGTCAAGATGTTCGCGCGCGAATTGCAGCAGGGTCGGCTGGTCCGCCCCTTCGACGTCGAGATCGCACTTGGCGATTACTGGTTGACATCGCTCAAATCGAAGCGGCAGAGCGCGGCCATGCAAGCCTTCCGCGACTGGCTGCTGCAGACGGTCTCCGGCGCTGAGGCGCAGGCTTGA